The following coding sequences are from one Methanohalophilus halophilus window:
- a CDS encoding cobalamin B12-binding domain-containing protein, producing MTSEEEILGQLYKSFIENNEKGVYRAIDKWFERDYGEKQLLFKLIEAQEEIARRFEENECFLADLMKSTTILQKSNKLITEKMANEGIVSKNKPTVVIGTVKNDTHDLGKNIAACRLQIAGFKVIDLGRDLHTSEIVDATIKNKAAILAVSSMTSITMGHLREIVELLKEKGYRENVKIMVSGAPVTQEYADRIGADAYVRTASEAVETAENFINQKN from the coding sequence ATGACATCAGAAGAAGAAATTCTCGGGCAATTATACAAATCCTTTATAGAAAACAATGAAAAAGGAGTATACAGGGCCATTGATAAGTGGTTTGAAAGGGACTATGGGGAAAAACAACTCCTATTCAAACTTATTGAAGCTCAGGAGGAGATTGCCAGAAGATTTGAAGAAAATGAATGTTTCCTTGCCGATTTAATGAAGTCAACAACCATTCTTCAAAAATCCAACAAGCTCATTACTGAAAAAATGGCCAACGAAGGTATTGTTTCTAAAAACAAGCCAACTGTAGTCATAGGAACTGTAAAAAATGACACGCATGATCTGGGAAAAAATATTGCTGCATGCAGGCTTCAAATTGCAGGGTTCAAGGTAATTGATCTGGGCAGGGATCTGCATACATCAGAAATTGTTGATGCTACAATTAAGAATAAAGCCGCCATACTTGCAGTGTCATCAATGACAAGCATCACAATGGGCCACCTCAGGGAAATAGTTGAGCTGCTAAAAGAAAAAGGATACAGAGAAAATGTAAAAATAATGGTCAGCGGTGCTCCGGTAACACAGGAATACGCTGATAGGATAGGGGCAGATGCGTATGTAAGGACTGCATCAGAAGCCGTGGAAACTGCTGAAAATTTTATAAATCAGAAAAACTGA
- a CDS encoding ammonia-forming cytochrome c nitrite reductase subunit c552: MIKIIVVTLTLLLSVGMAGAWQPETCKGCHIEQYEIWNSSAHAESLKSAGGSVVDIESCTECHVESSIKKAWGREDVEATIEPITCEVCHLPPDEGYDAHLDTPSAHIPEVTLSAEMCGNCHKDSHHPIIEEWDEYNTESFDMESMASHSEPTDVAEPFILNRDNSCVSCKSTDGAIPSLEDESIYGLNLNDVPQPEYVEEWRITCVACHEPHSAEYRIEGSLLCGNCHNGMGATADGMTTEIRHPNWEMYNDSIYNTGNHPETGCVDCHMASKEYNDTTHETAVTGHTFDYEPELLFSSESSSECYDCHDEEFAKVIETKQDLIAERIEELKTVQNNSSVALENLNGTASYESNLEDYNNAVFYMHFVEEDGSLGIHNMEKANEYLDKSDKLFNSVIETEEPVEQPGFEAIVAVFGLMFMFWIARKRD; the protein is encoded by the coding sequence TTGATCAAAATTATAGTTGTAACACTAACTTTGTTATTATCAGTAGGTATGGCAGGTGCCTGGCAACCGGAAACTTGTAAAGGTTGCCACATTGAGCAATATGAGATATGGAACTCTTCTGCCCATGCAGAATCCTTAAAATCTGCAGGTGGATCGGTTGTTGATATTGAAAGTTGCACGGAATGCCACGTTGAGTCTTCAATAAAAAAAGCTTGGGGAAGGGAAGATGTGGAAGCCACAATTGAACCAATCACCTGTGAAGTTTGCCATCTTCCCCCGGATGAAGGTTATGATGCCCATCTGGACACTCCATCTGCTCATATCCCGGAAGTTACCCTTTCTGCTGAAATGTGTGGGAATTGCCATAAAGATTCCCACCATCCGATCATCGAGGAATGGGATGAATATAACACTGAAAGCTTTGACATGGAGTCCATGGCAAGTCATTCCGAACCCACTGATGTGGCGGAACCCTTCATCCTGAACAGGGATAACTCTTGTGTCTCATGTAAGAGCACCGATGGGGCCATTCCCTCCTTAGAAGATGAAAGTATCTATGGATTGAACCTGAACGATGTTCCACAGCCTGAATATGTAGAAGAGTGGCGCATAACCTGTGTTGCCTGTCATGAACCGCATTCCGCTGAGTACCGTATAGAAGGGTCTTTACTCTGTGGTAACTGCCATAACGGTATGGGTGCCACGGCAGATGGAATGACTACGGAAATCCGGCATCCCAACTGGGAAATGTATAACGATTCCATCTATAACACAGGCAACCATCCTGAGACCGGGTGTGTGGATTGCCATATGGCTTCAAAGGAATACAATGACACCACACATGAAACAGCCGTGACCGGGCATACCTTCGATTACGAACCCGAGCTGCTATTCAGTTCCGAATCATCCAGTGAATGTTATGATTGCCATGATGAAGAGTTTGCAAAAGTTATTGAAACAAAACAGGACTTGATTGCCGAAAGGATTGAAGAACTTAAAACTGTACAGAACAACTCCAGTGTTGCTCTGGAAAATCTCAATGGTACGGCTTCCTATGAATCAAACCTTGAGGACTACAACAATGCAGTCTTTTACATGCATTTTGTTGAAGAGGACGGAAGTCTTGGCATTCACAACATGGAAAAGGCCAATGAATACCTGGACAAATCAGACAAATTATTCAATTCTGTAATCGAAACTGAAGAGCCGGTTGAGCAACCCGGTTTTGAAGCAATCGTTGCAGTCTTTGGTCTGATGTTTATGTTCTGGATAGCAAGGAAAAGGGATTGA
- a CDS encoding FAD-dependent oxidoreductase → MREHDIIVIGGGLSGLRAGLEAKRQGADVAVISKVPPIRSHSVAAQGGINASIGTDDSWDSHAYDTVKGSDYLADQDTVEILCKEAPERVYEMENWGTLFSRTGDGKIAQRPFGGAGFPRTCYAGDRTGHNLLHTLYEQVLRAGVRVYNEWMVTRLATDSNRCTGFVALNLLDSELETFRAKAVILATGGYGRIYQRSTNSIINTGFGISLGYRAGVPIQDMEFVQFHPTTLWGTNILITEGVRGEGGYLYNKDHERFMDKYAPESMELAPRDIVARSIQTEIDEGRGFTGGYVQLDITHLGKELINERLGGIRQICIDFAGVDPITEPIPVQPGHHYSMGGISSGKDGLTPLNGLYAIGECACISVHGANRLGGNSLLDTIVFGKRAGEHAANAVKNIAMPSEDSLNESLAEERSNIDSMMGDGGESFADVKDELRQTMQKYVGVYRNREDLETGLANVKALEKRGENIHVKSRVKTFNMELMNVLEVKGMLDIARVITEGALVREESRGAHYRTDFLERDDENWLKHTLAYMKDGGPKLEYKDVTITQFKPMRREY, encoded by the coding sequence ATGAGAGAACATGACATTATAGTGATAGGAGGAGGTTTATCCGGTCTCCGGGCTGGCCTTGAGGCCAAAAGACAAGGGGCTGACGTGGCAGTTATCTCCAAGGTTCCACCTATTCGCAGTCATTCCGTAGCTGCACAGGGTGGGATAAATGCATCCATAGGTACCGATGACAGCTGGGACAGTCATGCCTATGATACAGTAAAAGGGAGTGATTACCTTGCAGACCAGGATACAGTAGAAATCCTTTGCAAGGAAGCCCCCGAAAGAGTTTATGAAATGGAAAATTGGGGGACACTGTTTTCACGCACTGGAGATGGGAAAATAGCCCAGCGCCCTTTCGGAGGTGCCGGCTTTCCCAGGACATGTTATGCAGGGGACAGGACGGGCCATAACCTGCTGCATACCCTGTATGAACAGGTATTAAGGGCCGGGGTTAGGGTCTACAATGAGTGGATGGTAACCCGCCTGGCCACAGATAGCAATAGGTGCACCGGCTTTGTGGCACTCAATTTGCTTGATTCTGAACTGGAAACTTTCAGGGCCAAAGCAGTTATACTTGCAACAGGCGGTTACGGGCGTATATACCAGCGTTCCACGAACTCCATAATCAATACAGGTTTTGGAATAAGTCTGGGCTATCGCGCCGGAGTTCCCATTCAGGACATGGAATTTGTACAATTCCATCCAACTACTCTGTGGGGTACCAATATACTGATAACCGAGGGTGTAAGGGGGGAAGGAGGCTACCTCTACAACAAAGATCATGAAAGATTCATGGATAAATATGCACCTGAATCCATGGAACTGGCTCCCAGGGATATCGTTGCACGTTCCATCCAGACCGAGATCGATGAAGGGCGGGGCTTTACCGGAGGATATGTACAGCTTGATATTACCCATCTGGGTAAGGAACTGATCAATGAGCGACTGGGTGGTATTCGTCAGATATGTATTGATTTTGCCGGAGTTGATCCGATCACGGAACCTATACCCGTACAGCCGGGCCATCATTATTCCATGGGAGGCATCTCTTCTGGCAAAGATGGATTGACGCCGCTAAATGGATTGTACGCAATTGGGGAATGTGCCTGTATCAGTGTGCATGGGGCAAACCGATTGGGAGGTAATTCATTACTTGATACAATTGTATTTGGAAAAAGGGCAGGGGAACATGCGGCCAATGCTGTGAAAAACATTGCTATGCCTTCTGAAGATAGCCTCAATGAAAGTCTTGCGGAAGAAAGATCCAATATTGATTCTATGATGGGTGACGGCGGGGAAAGTTTTGCCGATGTAAAGGATGAATTAAGACAGACCATGCAGAAGTATGTGGGTGTTTATCGTAATCGTGAAGATCTTGAAACCGGGCTTGCAAATGTGAAGGCCCTGGAAAAACGGGGTGAAAATATCCATGTGAAAAGCAGGGTCAAGACATTCAATATGGAATTGATGAATGTACTTGAAGTAAAAGGAATGCTGGATATTGCCCGGGTTATCACTGAAGGTGCACTGGTTCGAGAGGAAAGCAGGGGTGCCCATTACAGGACTGATTTCCTAGAAAGGGATGATGAGAACTGGCTCAAACACACTCTTGCTTATATGAAGGACGGCGGTCCGAAACTGGAATACAAAGATGTGACGATAACACAGTTTAAGCCAATGAGGAGGGAATACTGA
- a CDS encoding type IV pilin, producing the protein MAPAVGIILMLIITIILAAIVGSQFLSSDVTDLQKPSFAAFEATTETGINNEEPEIPIVILQKTAGDQLSQEYEEGTHSGIKGTEIYLFDPAGERHEVINSIYMTGKEVETAEKFYIFYFNHYDGNFWITNDKVRVTEGGVEYFDPSGQWRLQIIGAYSNQILLDKKLQL; encoded by the coding sequence ATTGCACCTGCCGTTGGTATTATTCTCATGTTGATAATTACAATAATACTGGCAGCAATCGTTGGATCTCAATTTTTGAGTTCCGATGTAACAGACCTCCAAAAACCATCTTTCGCTGCATTTGAAGCAACAACTGAAACGGGAATCAATAATGAAGAACCAGAGATTCCTATTGTCATTTTACAAAAAACCGCAGGAGACCAGTTATCCCAGGAATATGAGGAGGGAACGCATAGTGGGATAAAAGGCACTGAAATATATCTGTTCGACCCCGCTGGTGAAAGGCATGAAGTTATAAATTCGATATACATGACAGGGAAAGAAGTCGAAACAGCCGAAAAATTTTATATCTTCTATTTTAATCATTATGACGGGAATTTTTGGATAACAAATGATAAGGTAAGAGTGACAGAAGGAGGTGTAGAATATTTCGATCCTTCGGGTCAATGGCGTTTGCAGATTATAGGTGCCTATTCAAATCAAATACTGCTGGATAAAAAGCTCCAACTATAA
- a CDS encoding PAS domain-containing sensor histidine kinase: MDDKNYIDNPDPLRLKEWFKKPYSVTVTTILIFILVLYPTWVYVANWFENVSANGLASGDVSFIKALSFIMMLLATNITHMVLSKHLSLSKTVKEQEHKIDLSERKFQTFIENVPNVAVQGFNPHYKVHYWNSASEKMYGYQKEEAIGKDMTELVIPAENRNVFINIINTTQEGGNRAKSWETTFLNKKRDEIPVFSSYSTVQVPENNLEIFSMEIDLTERKRMERELINAKKKAEASNDAKSNFLANMSHELRTPLNSIIGFSDLLSSNHAGSLNEKQIKYAQNISVSGNHLLGIINDILDISKAEAGKLDLQYENIQVLRMLQEIVEIMKPTAAERRITIHTEIDPNVETIEADSGKLKQIIYNLAGNAIKFCYDNGNVTIKVKRRENSITFEIEDDGIGIKEEDLDKLFKPFSQLDETTKKEYEGTGLGLSLVKKLVELHGGKVWVKSQYGKYCIFGFNLPLIPDDKNLQ, translated from the coding sequence ATGGATGATAAAAATTACATTGATAATCCAGATCCCCTTCGATTAAAAGAATGGTTCAAAAAGCCATATTCTGTAACTGTTACTACTATCTTAATATTTATTCTCGTTCTCTACCCCACTTGGGTTTATGTTGCAAACTGGTTTGAAAACGTCTCTGCAAACGGGCTTGCATCAGGTGATGTGTCTTTTATCAAAGCCCTTTCTTTCATAATGATGCTCCTGGCCACAAATATAACTCATATGGTACTCAGCAAGCATTTGAGTCTTTCGAAGACTGTAAAAGAACAGGAACACAAAATCGATCTTAGTGAAAGGAAATTCCAGACATTTATCGAAAATGTACCTAATGTAGCGGTCCAGGGATTTAATCCCCATTACAAAGTGCACTACTGGAACTCTGCAAGTGAAAAGATGTATGGGTACCAAAAAGAAGAGGCAATTGGTAAAGATATGACCGAACTTGTAATTCCTGCTGAAAACAGGAATGTTTTCATTAATATTATTAATACCACACAAGAAGGCGGAAACCGTGCAAAATCATGGGAAACTACATTCCTGAACAAAAAACGAGACGAGATTCCAGTATTTTCAAGTTATTCAACTGTGCAGGTGCCTGAAAACAATCTTGAGATATTTTCCATGGAAATTGATCTGACCGAAAGGAAAAGAATGGAAAGGGAACTCATAAACGCAAAAAAGAAGGCAGAGGCTTCAAATGATGCAAAAAGTAACTTTCTGGCCAATATGAGCCATGAGCTGCGGACCCCTTTGAATTCAATAATAGGTTTTTCTGATTTGTTATCCAGTAATCATGCTGGTTCTTTAAATGAAAAACAAATCAAATATGCTCAGAATATATCTGTAAGTGGCAATCATCTTCTCGGAATCATCAATGACATATTGGATATATCAAAAGCAGAAGCCGGTAAATTGGACCTGCAATATGAGAATATTCAGGTACTCCGGATGCTTCAGGAAATTGTAGAGATAATGAAACCTACAGCAGCTGAGCGAAGAATTACAATCCACACCGAAATAGACCCAAATGTTGAGACTATTGAAGCAGATAGTGGAAAATTGAAACAGATAATCTATAATCTTGCAGGCAATGCAATAAAGTTCTGTTATGACAACGGAAACGTCACAATAAAAGTCAAGCGAAGGGAAAATTCAATCACATTTGAAATTGAAGATGATGGTATCGGTATAAAAGAAGAAGATTTAGATAAATTGTTCAAGCCTTTCAGCCAGCTCGATGAAACCACTAAAAAAGAATATGAAGGCACAGGATTAGGTTTATCCCTTGTAAAAAAACTGGTTGAGTTACATGGTGGAAAGGTGTGGGTAAAAAGTCAATACGGCAAATACTGTATATTCGGATTCAACCTTCCCCTAATCCCCGATGATAAAAATCTACAATAA
- a CDS encoding PAS domain-containing sensor histidine kinase: MNKELFDLWEDNIAIISPDGIISYANKSWKQFAKDNGLSPEKCSEGINYLNVCEKATGEHSDEAKIALEGIKDVIYGRKRTFNLEYPCHSPEKKRWFLMKATPLSKAIPTSVLLQHIDITERKLAEEEVKKQTHMLNSVGEAVIATDSAGYIEYMNKAAEYLYGCSLEEVKGSNIVNVTPATATREQAREIMTNLSQGKSWKGEFEVYRTDGTEFLAHVTNTPIIDDNGDMTGIIGISYDITERKLAEEKLIKSEDELAAIYKNAPLIMLLVDKEGRIRKINDYGSKFANSSASNLIGVRAGETLRCVHHLDDPKGCGYGPFCDECTVKNTVLDTFETGNPHDMVEATLPFSVGGKEKELTFLISTSLLHIDEEEPRVLISILDITERKSMEIALTKSEKRFREIYSESPIPIEIYNSEGHLVDVNTSCLKLFGISDIAEVQGFNLFDDPNLPAYTREQLLAGETVEYETIFDFELVKNLGLYNTSRSGIIHVNVKISALCMDCIDGYLVHVQDITNRKLAQAKVKQSEDRLDLALKGTQAGIWDWYVQTGEAYFDERWAEIVGYALDELAPVNIQTWIDLTHPSDYKRAEELLNKHFAGETEFYECQLRMKHKNDYWMWVEDRGRVVEWSKDGQKPIRMTGTHIDITDRKMAENALIKSKILAEETNRTKSEFLANMSHELRTPLNSIIGFSQILDQNPSGNLDEKELIYSHNILNSGEHLLELINDILDISKVEAGKMDYEPERVNLPENIENVIGLIKPLAMKKSIDIRFINNSKISEMCADRGKFKQILHNLLSNAIKFTHEKGEVKVYLNTVDNTAQISVSDTGIGIPEDKQKSIFDPFKQVDSSANRNFGGTGLGLALVNKYVEMHEGNIWVESEVGKGSTFTFTIPFN; encoded by the coding sequence TTGAATAAGGAATTATTTGATTTATGGGAAGATAATATAGCAATAATTTCTCCAGATGGAATAATATCCTATGCCAATAAGAGCTGGAAGCAATTTGCAAAAGATAATGGTTTAAGCCCGGAAAAGTGCAGTGAAGGTATCAATTATCTGAATGTATGCGAAAAAGCAACCGGTGAACACTCGGATGAAGCTAAAATTGCATTAGAAGGCATAAAGGACGTTATCTATGGGAGAAAAAGAACTTTCAATCTCGAATACCCGTGCCACAGCCCTGAAAAAAAGCGCTGGTTTTTGATGAAAGCCACGCCTCTTTCAAAAGCTATTCCCACAAGTGTCCTATTGCAACACATAGATATAACCGAGCGCAAACTTGCCGAAGAAGAGGTAAAAAAACAGACTCATATGTTGAATTCTGTGGGGGAAGCTGTTATTGCCACCGATTCTGCAGGTTATATCGAGTATATGAATAAAGCAGCTGAGTATTTGTATGGGTGCAGCCTTGAAGAAGTTAAAGGATCAAATATTGTAAACGTCACTCCTGCAACAGCCACAAGGGAACAAGCCAGAGAAATAATGACTAACCTGTCGCAAGGTAAAAGCTGGAAGGGAGAGTTTGAAGTATATAGAACCGACGGAACGGAATTTCTTGCTCACGTGACCAATACTCCAATTATAGATGATAATGGAGATATGACGGGTATAATTGGCATATCATATGATATAACTGAGCGTAAACTTGCGGAAGAAAAACTAATAAAAAGTGAAGATGAACTTGCAGCGATATACAAAAATGCTCCTCTAATTATGTTGTTAGTGGATAAAGAGGGGAGAATTAGAAAAATAAACGACTATGGATCAAAATTCGCCAACTCCTCTGCAAGCAATCTGATAGGTGTAAGGGCTGGTGAAACCTTAAGATGTGTCCATCATCTTGATGACCCAAAGGGTTGTGGATATGGTCCTTTCTGTGACGAATGTACTGTTAAAAATACAGTGTTGGACACTTTTGAAACAGGTAATCCCCATGATATGGTGGAAGCCACGCTTCCATTTTCTGTAGGGGGGAAAGAAAAAGAATTGACATTTCTTATTTCGACCTCCCTTCTGCATATAGATGAAGAGGAACCCCGTGTACTAATCAGTATTTTGGATATTACTGAACGTAAATCTATGGAAATAGCATTAACCAAAAGTGAAAAAAGATTCAGGGAAATTTATTCAGAATCTCCGATTCCCATTGAAATTTACAATTCTGAAGGACATTTAGTCGATGTGAATACTTCCTGTTTGAAACTTTTTGGTATATCTGATATTGCAGAGGTACAAGGATTCAATCTTTTTGATGACCCAAATTTACCTGCTTACACAAGAGAACAGTTGCTTGCAGGTGAAACGGTTGAGTATGAGACCATCTTTGATTTTGAACTGGTCAAAAATCTAGGTTTGTATAATACAAGTCGTTCAGGTATCATCCATGTAAATGTGAAAATATCTGCATTATGTATGGATTGTATAGATGGTTATCTCGTCCACGTTCAGGATATAACCAACCGTAAATTAGCGCAAGCAAAAGTTAAGCAAAGTGAAGATAGACTGGATCTTGCATTAAAGGGTACCCAGGCAGGGATTTGGGATTGGTATGTGCAGACAGGCGAGGCATATTTTGATGAAAGATGGGCTGAAATCGTTGGATACGCACTTGACGAACTTGCACCTGTCAATATCCAGACATGGATTGATCTGACTCATCCCAGCGATTACAAGCGGGCTGAAGAATTGTTAAATAAACATTTTGCAGGTGAAACCGAATTCTATGAGTGCCAATTGCGTATGAAACATAAGAATGACTATTGGATGTGGGTAGAAGACCGTGGGCGTGTTGTTGAATGGAGTAAAGACGGCCAAAAACCCATAAGGATGACAGGCACTCATATTGACATTACGGATCGCAAAATGGCTGAAAATGCACTTATAAAGTCAAAAATACTTGCAGAAGAAACAAATCGTACCAAATCAGAATTCCTTGCAAATATGAGTCACGAATTAAGAACACCTCTTAATTCCATAATTGGTTTTTCACAAATCCTGGATCAAAATCCTTCTGGTAATCTGGATGAAAAGGAGTTAATATATTCGCATAACATTCTCAACAGTGGGGAGCATTTACTAGAACTAATAAATGACATTCTTGATATTTCAAAAGTTGAAGCCGGTAAGATGGATTATGAACCTGAAAGGGTTAATTTACCAGAAAATATAGAGAATGTTATAGGATTGATCAAACCTCTGGCAATGAAAAAATCTATTGACATCCGATTTATCAATAATTCTAAAATTTCTGAAATGTGTGCTGATAGGGGAAAATTCAAACAAATCCTGCATAATTTACTCAGTAATGCAATCAAATTCACACATGAAAAAGGAGAAGTAAAGGTTTATTTGAACACTGTTGATAACACTGCCCAAATATCAGTTTCAGATACTGGAATTGGCATCCCCGAGGATAAACAAAAAAGTATATTTGATCCCTTCAAACAAGTCGATTCATCTGCTAACAGAAACTTTGGTGGTACTGGCCTGGGTCTTGCACTTGTGAATAAATACGTGGAGATGCATGAAGGGAATATATGGGTGGAGAGTGAAGTCGGAAAAGGAAGTACCTTTACATTCACGATTCCTTTTAATTAA
- a CDS encoding DUF1638 domain-containing protein: MPSLYIVSCRMFEDELVHIFEEEKNIDLLIVENENTEGIENKLNEHSIKYKKISPENIDRNPGKKEDFIVVLHLLEFALDAEPSLLKDKVYRTIEENGKYFDGILVFYGLCGNVLGSLEEDFAYLNIPVRILKDAYGNVVDDCICAAFGNRESYMEAMQGDERGEGTYFLTPMQAANWREMLVLAKLTPDPNDIEMTKTVFDYSGYKNVGKVDTGLHYEKDFENTVEEFATLFGFKKRIFTGSTKITDQNYHSIKNDILKKSGQFEI; the protein is encoded by the coding sequence ATGCCATCACTATACATTGTTTCCTGTCGCATGTTTGAGGATGAACTGGTACACATATTTGAGGAAGAAAAAAATATTGACCTTCTAATTGTTGAAAATGAAAATACAGAAGGTATCGAAAATAAACTAAATGAACATTCCATAAAATACAAAAAAATATCACCGGAAAATATTGATAGAAATCCAGGCAAAAAGGAAGATTTCATTGTTGTATTGCATCTTCTGGAATTTGCACTGGATGCCGAACCTTCACTTCTCAAAGATAAAGTCTACAGGACTATTGAGGAAAACGGAAAATACTTTGATGGCATCCTTGTTTTTTACGGCCTGTGTGGCAATGTTCTTGGTTCACTCGAAGAAGATTTTGCCTACCTCAATATTCCAGTACGAATTCTCAAGGATGCTTACGGAAATGTAGTAGACGACTGTATATGTGCTGCATTCGGCAACAGGGAATCCTACATGGAAGCAATGCAGGGAGATGAAAGAGGAGAAGGGACATACTTCCTTACACCAATGCAGGCAGCTAACTGGAGAGAAATGCTTGTCCTCGCAAAACTTACACCTGATCCCAACGATATTGAAATGACTAAAACTGTTTTTGATTATTCCGGCTATAAAAATGTAGGGAAAGTCGACACAGGTTTGCACTATGAGAAGGATTTCGAAAACACAGTTGAAGAATTTGCTACACTCTTTGGTTTCAAAAAACGTATATTTACCGGTTCCACGAAAATTACTGATCAGAATTATCATTCAATAAAGAATGATATACTTAAAAAAAGTGGACAGTTCGAAATCTAA
- a CDS encoding succinate dehydrogenase/fumarate reductase iron-sulfur subunit yields MVYLKIKRQDESREWYDTFETKETPGMTVLEALFYVQEHMDGSLCFRYACRGAVCGSCGMLINRVPRLACRTQVGIAKKENTREGSGDIFVAGQKSEEENEVILIEPLANLDVIRDLIVDMDSFYNLVDSIKPWISSPEEHPEGGNLMDPDLREQIEKYTNCILCACCHGACPVAARDDTYLSPATLAKAWRMHLDPREDNASRQERLNFVDSESGVWGCDLVYKCVAVCPKKVPPTLGIKALREEIEKNKEN; encoded by the coding sequence ATGGTTTACCTGAAAATCAAGCGCCAGGATGAAAGCAGGGAGTGGTATGATACTTTCGAGACGAAAGAAACTCCCGGGATGACGGTACTGGAGGCCCTCTTCTATGTGCAGGAACATATGGATGGCAGTCTGTGCTTCAGATATGCCTGCCGGGGTGCAGTATGTGGAAGTTGTGGAATGCTTATCAACAGGGTTCCCCGGCTTGCCTGCAGGACACAGGTGGGTATTGCTAAAAAAGAAAATACCAGAGAAGGTTCAGGCGACATATTTGTAGCAGGTCAGAAATCAGAAGAAGAAAATGAAGTTATCTTAATTGAACCCCTGGCCAACCTGGATGTAATTCGTGACCTTATTGTGGACATGGATTCCTTCTATAATCTGGTGGATTCTATCAAGCCCTGGATAAGTTCTCCTGAAGAACATCCCGAAGGTGGTAACCTGATGGATCCGGATCTGCGGGAACAGATTGAGAAGTATACCAACTGTATCCTGTGTGCCTGTTGTCACGGTGCATGTCCGGTGGCTGCGAGAGATGATACATACCTCAGCCCGGCAACTCTTGCCAAAGCCTGGCGTATGCATCTCGATCCACGGGAGGATAATGCCAGCCGACAGGAGAGACTGAATTTTGTTGATTCAGAATCCGGTGTTTGGGGTTGTGACCTTGTCTATAAATGTGTGGCAGTCTGCCCGAAAAAAGTTCCACCTACACTGGGAATTAAGGCGCTCAGAGAGGAAATCGAAAAGAATAAAGAAAATTAA